A section of the Streptomyces sp. NBC_01591 genome encodes:
- a CDS encoding helicase associated domain-containing protein: MKQTQDAKWAVNLAAARQFHAHEGHLRVPRKHVEHMETENGPAGRQDGADGPLVVKLGTWLDNVRKRAAKLPEQRPTDLDALGMRW, from the coding sequence GTGAAGCAGACGCAGGATGCGAAGTGGGCGGTCAACCTCGCGGCGGCACGCCAGTTCCACGCCCATGAAGGACACCTGAGAGTCCCCCGCAAGCACGTCGAGCACATGGAGACGGAGAACGGCCCGGCAGGCCGTCAAGACGGTGCTGACGGGCCCCTGGTGGTCAAGCTCGGGACGTGGCTGGACAACGTCCGCAAACGCGCCGCGAAGCTCCCCGAACAGCGCCCGACAGACCTCGATGCCCTCGGCAT
- a CDS encoding helicase associated domain-containing protein codes for MKWYVADAYKTLSKVLGALRAHDTDTIEALADPRVRSGRENTDDQDQEHDGVDGDVLEGGNGGGAVALSRAAAGVLRFSEERDPAVLAQFVRLRVIDPEGAYWRRGIEAAGRCWLRETGNTVLRVPYTAVTPEDWGGVGGYPLGQWIAEQRRAYTAGTLEAGRVAELEQLGMVWSEQDAAWADGIAVAKEYAAAHGHFLPPTTATWEGHPIGAWAKNARAAARRARENEELRAAGLPVPSSAGAMNQARQEELDAIDPGWCPVWDTGWQRCYRLVQNHLQAGGTLPTLDGDVVV; via the coding sequence ATGAAATGGTACGTCGCGGACGCCTACAAGACCCTCTCGAAGGTCCTCGGGGCTCTGCGGGCGCATGACACGGACACCATCGAGGCACTGGCCGATCCCCGCGTCCGCAGCGGCCGGGAGAACACCGACGACCAGGACCAGGAGCACGACGGCGTCGACGGGGACGTCCTGGAGGGCGGGAACGGGGGCGGGGCGGTGGCGCTGAGCAGGGCGGCGGCCGGGGTGCTGCGGTTCAGCGAGGAACGCGACCCCGCTGTCCTGGCGCAGTTCGTGCGGCTGCGGGTCATCGACCCGGAGGGCGCGTACTGGCGGCGTGGGATCGAGGCGGCCGGGCGTTGTTGGCTGCGGGAGACCGGGAACACCGTGCTGCGGGTGCCGTACACGGCCGTCACGCCGGAGGACTGGGGCGGCGTCGGCGGGTATCCGCTCGGGCAGTGGATCGCCGAGCAGCGCCGCGCCTACACGGCAGGGACGCTGGAGGCCGGGCGGGTCGCCGAGCTGGAGCAGCTCGGGATGGTGTGGTCGGAGCAGGACGCGGCCTGGGCGGACGGAATCGCCGTCGCCAAGGAATACGCCGCCGCCCACGGCCACTTCCTCCCGCCGACCACCGCGACGTGGGAGGGGCATCCGATCGGTGCGTGGGCGAAGAACGCCCGGGCAGCGGCGCGCAGGGCGCGGGAGAACGAGGAACTGCGCGCGGCGGGCCTCCCCGTCCCCTCGTCGGCCGGCGCGATGAACCAGGCGCGGCAGGAGGAGTTGGACGCGATCGATCCGGGATGGTGCCCGGTCTGGGACACCGGGTGGCAGCGCTGCTACCGCCTCGTCCAGAACCATCTCCAGGCCGGCGGCACCCTCCCCACACTCGACGGCGACGTCGTCGTCTAG
- a CDS encoding S1 family peptidase, whose amino-acid sequence MFNFKLSRRRTVRTAAVGALAAAACVSVMAGSASAIVNGSDSTESYPFMATIPESAPEQGLIDGNCGASLIDQQWVLTAAHCLKVEGIKLDGIVRVGSDHRKSGGTVRKIDRTFVHPGYVNGDNKVANKDDIALVRLDRPVAQQPVKIAKQAGKPGTPTRLLGFGTTVDTEFKFPDRLQELNTRRGAESECAPGWADRTRLCTITTVPKAMACFGDSGGPQVQRGRDGRWELIGVTSGPGAPNVPCSQGPGLYTSAPAYAGWINKTMKTNSAPSTAAKGSDLAETGTNDNAAAIAGVAAALVVAGGGTAVVVRRRKTRHAA is encoded by the coding sequence GTGTTCAACTTCAAGTTGTCGCGTCGCCGTACCGTACGCACCGCTGCCGTCGGCGCTCTCGCCGCCGCGGCCTGCGTCTCTGTCATGGCCGGCAGCGCCTCAGCCATCGTCAACGGGTCGGACTCCACCGAGAGCTACCCGTTCATGGCGACCATCCCGGAGTCGGCCCCGGAACAGGGTCTGATCGATGGGAACTGTGGGGCGTCGCTGATCGATCAGCAGTGGGTGCTGACGGCGGCTCACTGCCTGAAGGTCGAGGGCATCAAGCTGGACGGCATCGTGCGGGTCGGCAGCGACCACCGCAAGTCCGGCGGCACCGTCCGGAAAATCGACCGGACCTTCGTCCACCCCGGCTATGTGAACGGCGACAACAAGGTCGCCAACAAGGACGACATCGCGCTGGTACGCCTGGACCGCCCGGTCGCCCAGCAACCCGTCAAGATCGCCAAGCAGGCAGGGAAGCCCGGCACGCCGACCCGGCTCCTGGGCTTCGGCACCACCGTCGACACCGAGTTCAAGTTCCCGGACCGGCTGCAGGAGCTGAACACCCGCAGGGGCGCCGAGTCCGAGTGCGCGCCCGGCTGGGCGGACCGGACCCGGCTGTGCACGATCACCACCGTGCCCAAGGCCATGGCGTGCTTCGGGGACTCCGGCGGACCGCAGGTCCAAAGGGGCCGGGACGGCCGCTGGGAACTGATCGGCGTCACCTCCGGGCCCGGCGCCCCGAACGTGCCGTGCTCGCAGGGCCCCGGCCTCTACACCAGCGCGCCCGCCTACGCGGGCTGGATCAACAAGACCATGAAGACCAACAGCGCTCCGTCGACTGCGGCCAAGGGCTCCGACCTCGCCGAGACCGGTACGAACGACAACGCCGCGGCGATTGCCGGTGTGGCCGCCGCGCTTGTCGTCGCCGGTGGCGGCACCGCCGTCGTGGTACGCCGCCGCAAGACCCGCCACGCCGCCTGA